A section of the Suncus etruscus isolate mSunEtr1 chromosome X, mSunEtr1.pri.cur, whole genome shotgun sequence genome encodes:
- the LOC125998809 gene encoding melanoma-associated antigen B1-like has product MPRGHKSKLRAREKRCQVRDEPDSLQGAQATAVEEKGLPTPPSPVSGGPPSSSPALSPTKGTTKELQEEQPTTSAAACASCKEDDEGAKSQNESQASTFKALTTNVKNDANVIVRRAGMLVDLMLYKYKMQQPITKADMLKIVSKRFRDQFSEIFKMATDRLELIFGIFLKKIKPTGHSYTFVHDKDLADDGSPHGDSGGPNKGLLMPLLGLIYSNGNHTSEEDIWYFLSNLGVYEGEKHFVYGDPREIIRQFIEEKYMEYRQIPGSDPPRYEYLWGPTAQCETFKAKVLEFIKKVNDITPDALPYRRVREYSDKP; this is encoded by the coding sequence ATGCCTCGTGGTCACAAAAGTAAGCTCCGTGCCCGTGAGAAACGCTGTCAGGTTCGGGATGAGCCTGACAGCCTGCAAGGTGCTCAAGCCACTGCAGTAGAGGAGAAGGGGTTGCCCACTCCACCCTCTCCTGTTTCTGGGGGTCCTCCATCTAGCTCTCCTGCATTAAGCCCTACCAAGGGCACTACCAAGGAGCTTCAGGAAGAgcaacccaccaccagtgctgctGCATGTGCTTCATGCAAAGAAGATGATGAAGGTGCCAAGAGCCAAAATGAGAGTCAAGCCAGCACATTCAAGGCTTTGACCACAAATGTGAAGAATGATGCCAATGTTATAGTCAGAAGGGCAGGAATGTTGGTGGATCTTATGCTGTACAAGTATAAAATGCAGCAACCCATCACCAAGGCTGATATGCTGAAGATTGTCAGCAAAAGATTTCGAGACCAGTTCTCAGAGATCTTCAAGATGGCCACTGATCGCCTAGAGCTTATCTTtggcatttttttaaagaaaatcaaaccCACTGGGCACTCCTATACCTTTGTCCATGATAAAGATCTCGCCGATGATGGGAGTCCACATGGTGACTCTGGGGGCCCTAATAAAGGCCTTCTGATGCCTCTCCTTGGTTTGATCTACTCAAATGGCAACCACACTTCTGAGGAAGATATCTGGTACTTCCTGAGTAACCTGGGAGTCTATGAGGGGGAGAAGCACTTCGTCTATGGAGATCCCAGAGAGATCATCAGGCAGTTCATAGAAGAGAAGTACATGGAGTATCGTCAGATACCCGGTAGTGATCCTCCCCGCTATGAGTACCTGTGGGGCCCTACAGCTCAGTGTGAAACCTTCAAGGCAAAAGTTCTAGAGTTTATAAAGAAAGTCAATGATATTACCCCAGATGCCCTCCCTTATCGACGCGTGAGAGAGTATTCAGACAAACCTTGA